AGCAAGGAGGCGCGAGCAGCGATTGCACGGGCAGCATCCGTGTTTGCCATTTTCGTGACCTCCTCATCAACGGCTTTGGCCCACAAACAAAACCACAAGACCATTACCGCCAAGGATATTCTGCAGACCCTCGGCGAGCTGGACTTTGAGAGCTTCGTACCCTCGCTGACGCAGGACCTGGAGATCTATCGCAAAATGGTGAAGGACAAAAAGGAGAGCAAGGCCAGCAAGAAGGACACGAGTACTACCGCCGAAAATGCCAATGCCAGCACCACTGCAGCTACCGAGGATGCTACCGAGTAATCCTGTCTATCCGAAACTATTATCTACTATTATTAACTAACTATTATTATCCTCTTCAGTCTTTAAGCATAATGTTTAGTATTATCATAAATGGAACACAATAAACACTGAATTTTTGAGTACTTCACACCGTGTTTAAGAACTGAATGGCGTAAGTCACCGGTCGCCTAATCAAATTTCCAGTTTCAATATTCATTTCCCAAATGGTAAACGCAATAAAAACATTCCCCTAGTTTTATGGGGCTTTTGTTAAAGTAGGTGCTGTGGAGCATGATCATCATATCTTTGCATTTacgcaaaatatttaaattggttgCTGGTGTACACTATATGAATACAAAGTTATATTCAACAAACCTTTGTAACTAATTCCTGAAAATACAGAATTGTGGACTATTTAATAGAAATTTTGAGTGACGCAAAATTGTCCCTGTTAAATTATTAGCCGCttcatttttttagttttaaattacattaaaacttgactaattttatttcatatgtaagttaaataatgtaacaatctaaaaactatatataagATATgaacaaatgaatttatatgctgttatttgtttatatagtAAAATCGTATTCTGGGTGATAGTGctattattacaatttttgtaatgaaaacaaatgagCAGCTTTGGTATTTAACGATTCAACAACCTATGAATGTATGTGTTGAATTgctacaatttttaaaatttgaatttgtatgaAACAGGTGACCGAAATTCAACCATTCAGCAATTCTATCATCGCTGTATTCACAAAATCACTTCTTTTAAAAGTCACTACTTTGTTCATCACTAGTATTTTGTCATACTCGTTTTCCAACACTGCAAGCAGCTGTCTGAATTGGAACCGCGTCCCAAGCTCGTTGCAAAAGAttgataatttattatattgcaTGTTTTATACCAAAAATCTAAATTCAAACAATGGGAGTTACGGGCCTGTGGAAGCTAATCGAGCCGTGCGGCAAGCCAGTTCCCGTAGAAACCCTGGAGGGTAAAATCCTGGCAGTGGGTAGGTGTTGGTTTCGCCTCCTAATGAAATACTATCTGATTGGAGTTTTATCCTGCAGATATTTCCATATGGTTGCATCAGGTTGTGAAGGGCTTTCAGGACAACAAGGGCTCGGCCCTGAGTAATGCCCATTTGCTGGGCCTGTTCCACCGCCTCTGCAAGTTGCTGTATTACCGCGTGCGACCGGTGTTCATTTTTGATGGATGTGTGCCGCAGCTCAAAAGAGAAACCATTGTACGTTACTTAAGGGGATTACTCTAGCAGGAACCTAGTTTTGTTAATCCTTTTTCGGGTGTCCTTTTCAGGCCCGTCGCCAGCAGCAAAGGAACAAGCTCAGCAATGAAGCCGATCGCATTCAGGCCTTGCTCCTGCAGTCCCTGGCCAAGGAGAAGGTAGTGCAGCAGGCACTGGGCAAGAATGCGGAGCTGCTGCTCAAGTCGCCGGTTAAGAGGCCGCCTCCAGCTAAGAAGAACGACGAGGATGACCTGTTCAAGCTGCCGGAACTGCCGGCGGCGTCGTCTGTGGGGCAGGATGATCACAATGATAGTGAACAGGAAACCAGTGCCTCGGATAGCTCCTTTGATGAGTCCACCGCTCGTCATTGTTACAACTCTAGTCTGCAGGCCATCGATGTGAAGAGCCAGCACTTTCGCAATCTGCCCGCCGATGTGCGGCACGAGATCCTCACGGACATTAAGGAGACGCGAAAGCAATCTTCCTGGGGGCGCCTGCACGAGTTGCCCGCCCGCAGCGATGATTTCTGCTCCTTCCAGATGAAGCGTCTGCTCAAGCGTCGCGCTGTGCAGGAAAGCCTGGAGCAGGCCGAACAAGAGATGGGCGGTGTCGCGCTCACCTATTCGCAGTTATGCGACTTCTTCAACGAGGAGGGCATCGTCACGCCCACGGCCATTGAGCAGAGTACGCGACAGATCAGTTCCGATGAGCACACTCGATTCCTGCTGGTCAGGGATCTCAAGAAGAAGGCTCTGGAGAGCACCAAGCAGGAGGTAAAGATGGAGATGATTGAGGAGGTGCCCGCAGAGGACGATGATAAGCCAAGCACTTCCGCGAAGCAAGAGGATGAAAAGCCAAGCACTTCCACCAAAAAAGAGCCCGAAGAAAGCACGGATTTGGGTACGGAGTTCGATGAGGATTTGGCCAAGGCATTGTCCATGTCTATGGAGGAGACCAAAGTGTACGACGAGAAGGACTATGATTACGACTCGGACCAAGAGCTGCGTCTCAACCGGGCACAAAGCAAGCAATTGCGACATGCGGCCAAGGGACCTGCTAGGGCATATATGATCGAGTACGGCGGAATGAACGATGAGGAGGTGGGCAAC
This genomic stretch from Drosophila gunungcola strain Sukarami unplaced genomic scaffold, Dgunungcola_SK_2 000001F, whole genome shotgun sequence harbors:
- the LOC128262660 gene encoding DNA polymerase epsilon subunit 3, which gives rise to MVERIEDLNLPNSVIARLIKESLPESASVSKEARAAIARAASVFAIFVTSSSTALAHKQNHKTITAKDILQTLGELDFESFVPSLTQDLEIYRKMVKDKKESKASKKDTSTTAENANASTTAATEDATE